A single window of Onychostoma macrolepis isolate SWU-2019 chromosome 16, ASM1243209v1, whole genome shotgun sequence DNA harbors:
- the pabpc1a gene encoding polyadenylate-binding protein 1A produces the protein MNPSAPSYPMASLYVGDLHQDVTEAMLYEKFSPAGPILSIRVCRDMMTRRSLGYAYVNFQQPADAERALDTMNFDVIKGRPVRIMWSQRDPSLRKSGVGNIFIKNLDKSIDNKALYDTFSAFGNILSCKVVCDENGSKGYGFVHFETHEAAERAIEKMNGMLLNDRKVFVGRFKSRKEREAEMGARAKEFTNVYIKNFGEDMDDEKLREIFSKYGPALSIRVMTDDSGKSKGFGFVSFERHEDAQRAVDEMNGKELNGKQVYVGRAQKKGERQTELKRKFEQMKQDRMTRYQGVNLYVKNLDDGLDDERLRKEFAPFGTITSAKVMMEGGRSKGFGFVCFSSPEEATKAVTEMNGRIVATKPLYVALAQRKEERQAHLTSQYMQRMASVRAVPNPVLNPYQPAPPSGYFMAAIPQAQNRAAYYPTSQLAQLRPSPRWATQGVRPQHFQGMPNAVRPSAPRPQTFGAMRPTSQVPRVIAPQRMASQAMGPRPTAAGAATGAAQVRGVPQYKYAPGVRNPQQHMPTQPQVPMQQPAVHVQGQEPLTASMLAAAPPQEQKQMLGERLFPLIQNMHPSLAGKITGMLLEIDNSELLHMLESPESLRSKVDEAVAVLQAHQAKEAAQKSGPSTAVPAV, from the exons atgaacccCAGCGCGCCGAGTTACCCGATGGCTTCTCTGTATGTGGGGGATCTGCACCAGGATGTGACCGAGGCCATGCTGTACGAGAAGTTCAGTCCAGCCGGGCCCATCCTCTCCATCCGGGTGTGCAGGGACATGATGACCCGCCGCTCGCTCGGTTACGCCTACGTCAACTTCCAGCAGCCCGCCGACG CCGAGCGCGCCTTGGACACAATGAACTTTGACGTGATTAAGGGCCGGCCCGTCCGCATCATGTGGTCTCAGCGAGATCCGTCACTGCGCAAGAGCGGCGTGGGAAACATCTTCATCAAGAATCTGGACAAGTCCATCGACAACAAGGCCCTCTACGATACGTTCTCTGCTTTCGGCAACATTCTGTCCTGCAAG GTGGTTTGCGATGAGAATGGCTCTAAAGGATACGGCTTTGTTCACTTTGAGACCCATGAGGCCGCAGAAAGAGCCattgagaaaatgaatggcatgTTGCTCAATGACCGCAAAGT ATTCGTCGGTCGCTTCAAGTCTCGCAAGGAGCGTGAGGCTGAGATGGGCGCCCGCGCAAAAGAGTTCACAAACGTTTACATCAAGAACTTCGGAGAAGATATGGATGACGAGAAGCTGAGggaaattttcagcaaatatg GTCCAGCGCTGAGCATCCGCGTCATGACCGACGACAGCGGCAAATCTAAAGGCTTTGGCTTCGTCAGCTTTGAGAGGCACGAGGACGCCCAGAGG GCCGTGGATGAGATGAATGGAAAAGAGCTAAACGGGAAGCAGGTGTATGTGGGGCGCGCTCAGAAGAAGGGAGAGCGCCAGACGGAGCTCAAGCGCAAGTTTGAGCAAATGAAGCAGGACCGCATGACTCGCTACCAG ggagtCAATCTTTACGTGAAAAATCTGGACGACGGCCTCGATGACGAACGTCTGCGTAAAGAATTTGCACCATTTGGTACCATCACCAGCGCAAAG GTGATGATGGAAGGCGGCCGCAGCAAGGGCTTCGGCTTCGTCTGCTTCTCGTCTCCTGAAGAAGCCACTAAAGCTGTGACGGAGATGAACGGTCGTATCGTGGCCACCAAGCCGCTGTACGTAGCTCTGGCTCAGAGGAAGGAGGAGCGCCAGGCGCATCTCACCAGTCAGTACATGCAGAGGATGGCCAGCGTCAGAGCCGTGCCCAACCCCGTCCTCAACCCCTACCAGCCAGCGCCGCCCTCCGGATACTTCATGGCCGCTATTCCACAG GCTCAGAATCGTGCTGCTTACTATCCCACCAGTCAGCTCGCTCAGCTCCGCCCCAGTCCTCGCTGGGCCACTCAGGGTGTCCGCCCTCAGC ATTTCCAGGGCATGCCCAACGCTGTCAGGCCCTCGGCGCCCCGTCCACAGACCTTCGGCGCCATGCGTCCCACCTCCCAGGTCCCGCGGGTGATCGCGCCCCAGCGCATGG CGTCTCAGGCCATGGGCCCTCGTCCCACCGCCGCAGGTGCAGCCACAGGAGCGGCTCAGGTGAGAGGAGTGCCACAGTACAAGTACGCACCTGGAGTCCGCAACCCACAGCAGCACATGCCCACTCAGCCGCAGGTGCCCATGCAACAG CCTGCTGTCCACGTTCAGGGTCAGGAGCCTCTGACGGCGTCCATGTTGGCTGCCGCCCCTCCTCAAGAACAGAAGCAGATGCTGG GTGAGCGTCTGTTCCCGCTCATCCAGAACATGCATCCCAGTCTGGCTGGAAAGATCACTGGAATGCTGCTGGAGATCGATAACTCTGAGCTGCTGCACATGCTGGAGTCTCCGGAGTCcctgaggtcaaag GTGGATGAAGCGGTAGCGGTGCTGCAAGCTCATCAGGCCAAAGAAGCTGCCCAGAAATCAGGCCCCAGCACCGCTGTGCCGGCCGTCTAA